One Halobacterium zhouii genomic region harbors:
- the gyrB gene encoding DNA topoisomerase (ATP-hydrolyzing) subunit B has translation MSEQSEYSAGQIQVLEGLEAVRKRPAMYIGSTDSRGLHHLVYEVVDNSIDEALAGYCDHIEVTLHEDGSVSVSDDGRGIPIDTHEEYDRPAVEVILTVLHAGGKFDNKSYQVSGGLHGVGVSVVNALSENLEVVVDRDGGEYREKFEGGEPVTDLDRIGDSEGSGTTIRFSPDSDIFETLEFDFSTLETRLRELAFLNSGVEITLRDERGEGDEDRIASFMYEGGIREFVEYLNETRQALHDDIIYFEDEEDDIHVEIAMQASDDLQSSTHAFANNINTREGGTHLTGFKTALTRIVNDYANDRDMLSELDGENLTGEDIREGLTAVISIKHPDPQFEGQTKTKLGNSEVRGIVESTVHEGLGTYFEENPDTARAVIRKAVEAAKARKAAKKAEELTRRKSALSSTSLPGKLADCQSKDPDDSELFIVEGDSAGGSAKQGRNPEFQAILPLGGKILNVEKHRLDRILEHDEIRHIITALGTGVGDEFDIEDLRYKKIVMMTDADVDGAHIRTLLLTFLYRHMKPLIEAGYVYAAQPPLYRIRYRGETYDAMTEEEREEIIEEKCNGNPTQVQRFKGLGEMNPQQLWDTTMDPENRILKRITVEDAAAADKMFSVLMGDAVEPRKRFIQDHAQDAEWVDI, from the coding sequence ATGTCCGAGCAAAGCGAGTACAGCGCAGGCCAGATCCAGGTCCTCGAGGGCCTGGAGGCGGTGCGGAAACGGCCCGCGATGTACATCGGCTCTACTGACTCTCGAGGCCTCCACCATCTGGTCTACGAGGTCGTCGACAACTCCATCGACGAGGCACTGGCCGGCTACTGCGACCACATCGAGGTGACCCTCCACGAAGACGGGTCCGTCAGCGTCTCCGACGACGGCCGAGGAATCCCCATCGACACCCACGAGGAGTACGACCGCCCGGCGGTCGAAGTCATCCTCACCGTCCTCCACGCGGGCGGAAAGTTCGACAACAAGTCCTACCAGGTGTCCGGCGGCCTCCACGGCGTCGGGGTCTCCGTGGTGAACGCCCTCTCCGAGAACCTTGAGGTCGTCGTCGACCGCGACGGCGGAGAGTACCGCGAGAAGTTCGAGGGCGGCGAACCCGTCACCGACCTCGACCGCATCGGCGACAGCGAGGGATCCGGGACGACGATTCGATTCAGCCCGGACAGCGACATCTTCGAGACTCTGGAGTTCGACTTCTCCACGCTCGAGACCCGTCTCCGGGAACTCGCGTTCCTGAACTCCGGCGTCGAGATCACGCTCCGCGACGAGCGCGGCGAGGGCGACGAGGACCGGATTGCCTCGTTCATGTACGAGGGCGGCATTCGGGAGTTCGTCGAGTACCTCAACGAGACGCGACAGGCGCTCCACGACGACATCATCTATTTCGAGGACGAGGAAGACGACATCCACGTCGAAATCGCGATGCAGGCTTCCGACGACCTGCAGTCCTCGACCCACGCGTTCGCCAACAACATCAACACCCGCGAGGGCGGCACCCACCTCACCGGGTTCAAAACTGCGCTCACGCGCATCGTCAACGACTACGCGAACGACCGCGACATGCTCTCGGAACTCGACGGCGAGAACCTCACAGGCGAGGACATCCGGGAGGGTCTCACCGCGGTCATCTCCATCAAACACCCCGACCCCCAGTTCGAGGGGCAGACGAAGACGAAACTCGGCAACAGCGAGGTCCGAGGCATCGTCGAGTCGACGGTCCACGAGGGTCTGGGGACCTACTTCGAGGAGAACCCTGACACCGCACGAGCAGTCATTCGGAAGGCTGTCGAGGCCGCGAAGGCCCGGAAGGCCGCCAAGAAGGCTGAGGAGTTGACGCGCCGGAAGAGCGCGCTCTCATCGACGAGTCTTCCCGGAAAACTCGCGGACTGCCAGTCCAAGGATCCCGACGATTCGGAGTTGTTCATCGTGGAGGGCGACTCCGCGGGCGGGTCCGCCAAGCAGGGCCGGAACCCCGAGTTCCAGGCCATCCTGCCCCTCGGCGGGAAGATCCTGAACGTCGAGAAACACCGGCTCGACCGGATTCTCGAACACGACGAGATTCGACACATCATCACTGCACTCGGCACGGGCGTCGGCGACGAGTTCGACATCGAGGACCTCCGCTACAAGAAGATCGTGATGATGACGGACGCCGACGTCGACGGCGCGCACATCCGTACCCTCCTGCTCACGTTCCTCTACCGGCACATGAAGCCGCTCATCGAAGCGGGGTACGTGTACGCCGCGCAACCGCCGCTCTACCGCATCCGGTACCGCGGCGAGACGTACGACGCGATGACCGAGGAAGAACGCGAGGAGATCATCGAGGAGAAGTGCAACGGCAACCCGACGCAGGTCCAGCGATTCAAGGGTCTCGGGGAGATGAACCCCCAGCAGCTCTGGGACACCACGATGGACCCCGAGAACCGCATCCTCAAGCGCATCACCGTGGAGGACGCCGCCGCGGCGGACAAGATGTTCTCCGTGCTGATGGGGGACGCCGTCGAACCGCGCAAGCGATTCATCCAGGACCACGCCCAGGACGCAGAGTGGGTGGACATCTAA
- a CDS encoding DNA topoisomerase VI subunit B → MTSFQSTLSEGDGEGIAEELAASQRQISIAEFFEKNKHMLGFDSGARGLVTAVKEAVDNALDATEEAGILPDLLVDIEDTGSYYTLTVEDNGPGITKEQIPKIFGKLLYGSRFHAREQSRGQQGIGISAAVLYSQLTSGKPVRIESRTQGNDVSHYYELIIDTDTNEPEIDVEKKLSAAESDLRGTHGTRIEMDMEANMRARGQLHDYIKHTAVVNPHARIELQEPNGEIKAERADNAGLPAETEEIRPHPHGVELGTLIKMLSDTDSHSISGFLQAEFTRVGKKTAENIENAFRDQYYGREMRWRPPGIESETDLETAVVAAVSNKDATHTKMFAEQVVDSVDDAERVSYTEVEDTVADVAEDVESNTGTTFGDTVQENVVDAVWNTITEDRAGDVFVAVDAATTNKKDDATVRGLAERIANKFEDGDDRDRATRADLEEYVYRSAEKTEEYDDVTIGETARENVIRELWADMAGVADDPPLTRELAGDRDAASDLLDAMETVDVMAPPTSCLSPIDDSLIEAGLKKEFDAEFYAAATRDADVHGGDPFVVEAGIAYGGELEAEGKVDLMRFANRVPLVYQRGACATTDVIRNIGWRNYNLDQPGGSGVPNGPCVIMIHVASTNVPFTSESKDAVANVPEIEDEIELAVREAARDLKSFLKQRRSMRKRQQKQNVIMDILPKMATKVSEMTDREELAVEDSLARIMNNVLVERETENGTVSLCVENHGSKSADLEVTDIVSAEPTSVDAEDANVVEMDGEWFVKWSPSVSGDDDETLTYEVGEDATFDLSVQGVEDARLTVNNGTNTNE, encoded by the coding sequence ATGACGTCCTTCCAGTCTACCCTCAGCGAGGGGGACGGCGAGGGAATCGCGGAAGAACTCGCCGCGAGCCAGCGCCAGATCTCCATCGCCGAGTTCTTCGAGAAGAACAAGCACATGCTCGGCTTCGACAGCGGGGCGCGAGGGCTCGTCACGGCCGTCAAGGAGGCCGTCGACAACGCCCTCGACGCCACCGAAGAAGCTGGCATCCTCCCGGACCTCCTCGTCGACATCGAGGACACGGGGAGTTACTACACGCTCACCGTGGAGGACAACGGCCCCGGCATCACCAAAGAACAGATCCCGAAGATCTTCGGGAAACTGCTGTACGGGTCGCGGTTCCACGCCCGCGAGCAGTCACGCGGGCAGCAGGGAATCGGCATCTCGGCGGCCGTGCTGTACTCCCAGTTGACCTCGGGGAAGCCGGTTCGCATCGAGAGCCGGACCCAGGGCAACGACGTCTCTCACTACTACGAACTCATCATCGACACGGACACCAACGAACCCGAGATCGACGTGGAGAAGAAACTCTCCGCCGCCGAGAGCGACCTTCGCGGGACCCACGGAACGCGCATCGAGATGGACATGGAAGCGAACATGCGCGCCCGCGGCCAACTCCACGACTACATCAAGCACACCGCGGTCGTGAACCCCCACGCGCGCATCGAACTGCAGGAGCCAAACGGCGAAATCAAGGCCGAACGCGCGGACAACGCCGGTCTCCCCGCCGAAACCGAGGAGATTCGGCCACACCCCCACGGCGTCGAACTGGGGACGCTCATCAAGATGCTCTCGGACACGGACTCCCACTCCATCTCGGGGTTCCTGCAGGCCGAGTTCACTCGCGTCGGGAAGAAGACGGCCGAGAACATCGAGAACGCGTTCCGCGACCAGTATTACGGCCGCGAGATGCGGTGGCGGCCGCCCGGCATCGAGTCCGAGACCGACCTCGAAACGGCGGTCGTGGCAGCCGTCTCGAACAAGGACGCGACGCACACGAAGATGTTCGCCGAGCAGGTCGTCGACAGCGTGGACGACGCCGAACGAGTGTCGTACACGGAAGTCGAGGACACCGTCGCGGACGTCGCCGAGGACGTGGAATCGAACACCGGCACGACGTTCGGTGACACCGTTCAAGAGAACGTCGTCGACGCCGTCTGGAACACCATCACAGAGGACCGAGCAGGGGACGTGTTCGTCGCCGTGGACGCCGCGACGACGAACAAGAAAGACGACGCGACGGTGCGAGGACTCGCCGAACGCATCGCGAACAAGTTCGAGGACGGCGACGACAGGGACCGCGCGACGCGTGCAGACCTGGAAGAGTACGTCTACCGTTCGGCGGAGAAAACCGAGGAGTACGACGACGTGACCATCGGTGAAACCGCTCGCGAGAACGTCATTCGAGAGCTCTGGGCGGACATGGCTGGCGTCGCCGACGACCCGCCGCTCACGCGAGAACTGGCTGGCGACCGAGACGCCGCCAGTGACCTGCTCGACGCGATGGAAACCGTCGACGTGATGGCGCCGCCGACGTCGTGTCTCTCACCCATCGACGACAGCCTCATCGAGGCCGGTCTCAAGAAGGAGTTCGACGCCGAGTTCTACGCCGCCGCCACCCGCGACGCCGACGTCCACGGCGGCGACCCGTTCGTCGTCGAAGCCGGCATCGCGTACGGCGGCGAACTCGAGGCCGAGGGGAAGGTGGACCTGATGCGCTTTGCGAACCGCGTTCCACTGGTCTACCAGCGCGGCGCGTGTGCCACCACGGACGTCATCCGGAACATCGGCTGGCGGAACTACAACCTCGACCAGCCAGGTGGCTCCGGCGTCCCGAACGGCCCCTGTGTCATCATGATACACGTCGCGTCCACGAACGTGCCGTTCACCAGCGAGTCGAAGGACGCTGTCGCGAACGTCCCCGAAATCGAGGACGAAATCGAACTCGCGGTACGGGAGGCCGCCCGCGACCTCAAGTCGTTCCTCAAGCAGCGCCGCTCGATGCGCAAGCGCCAGCAGAAACAGAACGTCATCATGGACATCCTCCCAAAGATGGCGACGAAGGTCAGCGAGATGACCGACCGCGAGGAACTCGCCGTCGAGGACTCCCTCGCACGCATCATGAACAACGTGCTCGTCGAGCGCGAGACGGAGAACGGGACGGTGTCGCTGTGCGTGGAGAACCACGGCAGCAAATCCGCGGACCTCGAGGTCACCGACATCGTCTCCGCGGAACCGACGAGCGTCGACGCCGAGGACGCGAACGTCGTCGAGATGGACGGCGAGTGGTTCGTGAAGTGGTCTCCCTCCGTCTCCGGCGACGACGACGAGACGCTCACCTACGAGGTGGGCGAGGACGCAACGTTCGACCTCTCCGTACAGGGGGTCGAGGACGCTCGACTCACCGTGAACAACGGAACCAACACCAATGAGTGA
- a CDS encoding UbiA family prenyltransferase: MAQDTQNAQTAPNPGISGTLAAYAELVRVPNLFTALPDVLLGAALVAAAGGDLTASTVAGLSVASALVYAAGTTLNDYFDASRDARERPERPIPSGRVSRRAAATLGAALLVTGVAVAFAAAGLAATAVASTLVAAVLLYDSVLKGSAVGFLTMGATRTLNVVLGITAAQSLSAPPFRFDAFPPEVLVVPLIVGGYIASVTYMAAEEATGTERRAVLTAGAGTTVAGLAALASLWLTNPGPLALAAGVALVGAFLAWTGRALRSAYADPAPDTVGPAVGTCILALVVLDAAFAAVAGVAWTVVTVAFLVPAVGLSRAFDVS, encoded by the coding sequence ATGGCCCAGGACACACAGAACGCGCAGACCGCACCGAACCCCGGAATCTCGGGCACGCTCGCGGCGTACGCCGAACTCGTCCGCGTTCCGAACCTGTTCACTGCGCTCCCGGACGTGTTGCTCGGCGCGGCGCTGGTCGCTGCCGCGGGTGGCGACCTCACCGCGTCCACCGTCGCCGGCCTGTCCGTCGCGTCGGCGCTCGTCTACGCCGCCGGGACGACCCTGAACGACTACTTCGACGCGTCCCGGGACGCCCGCGAGCGTCCGGAACGACCGATTCCATCCGGACGAGTGTCCCGGCGCGCGGCGGCGACACTCGGCGCGGCGCTGCTGGTGACCGGCGTCGCCGTCGCGTTCGCCGCCGCCGGCCTGGCCGCGACCGCCGTCGCGAGCACCCTCGTGGCGGCCGTCCTGCTGTACGACAGCGTCCTGAAGGGGAGCGCGGTCGGCTTCCTCACGATGGGGGCTACTCGCACGCTCAACGTGGTCCTCGGCATCACGGCGGCGCAGTCGTTGTCGGCACCGCCGTTCCGGTTCGACGCGTTCCCACCCGAGGTTCTCGTCGTCCCCCTGATCGTCGGCGGCTACATCGCGTCGGTGACGTACATGGCCGCCGAGGAAGCGACCGGAACGGAACGCCGGGCGGTGCTGACCGCGGGCGCTGGAACCACCGTCGCGGGGCTAGCGGCGCTCGCGTCGCTGTGGCTGACCAACCCCGGTCCGCTGGCGCTCGCCGCAGGCGTGGCGCTCGTCGGCGCGTTCCTCGCGTGGACCGGCCGGGCGCTACGGTCTGCGTACGCCGACCCCGCGCCGGACACCGTCGGACCGGCGGTCGGCACCTGCATCCTCGCGCTGGTCGTCCTCGACGCGGCGTTCGCGGCGGTCGCCGGTGTCGCGTGGACCGTCGTCACGGTCGCGTTCCTCGTTCCGGCGGTCGGTCTCTCCCGCGCGTTCGATGTCTCGTGA
- a CDS encoding DNA topoisomerase IV subunit A, with amino-acid sequence MSDAESGDADARERLIDMAAEFYDQFDDGEIPRMSLPTRSKSNIVFDEDAGVWVYGDGESTRSANSVRGARKLLKAVYTIDFLAHQLDDDRSSTLRELYYLSESWDEKEAKFNEQSESDKLIEDLEIVSGVKREDFHMRPEESGAKVMGPLLLREQTNRGDREIHCQHDVGQGGYQIPNNPDTIEFVECDAEFVMCVETGGMRDRLVENGFDEEHDALVVHLGGQPARATRRLTKRLHDEVGLPVMVFTDADPWSYRIFGSVSYGSIKSAHLSEYLATPDARYLGITPQDIVDYDLPTDPLSDSDVNALESELEDPRFQSDFWTEQIELQLDIEKKAEQQALASRGLDFVTDTYLPDRLDEMGVI; translated from the coding sequence ATGAGTGACGCAGAATCCGGCGACGCGGACGCCCGCGAGCGCCTCATCGACATGGCCGCAGAGTTCTACGACCAGTTCGACGACGGGGAGATTCCCCGCATGAGCCTGCCGACGCGCTCGAAATCCAACATCGTCTTCGACGAGGACGCGGGCGTCTGGGTGTACGGCGACGGCGAAAGCACCCGTTCCGCGAACTCCGTGCGCGGCGCTCGAAAACTACTGAAAGCCGTCTACACCATCGACTTCCTCGCTCACCAACTGGACGACGACCGCTCGTCGACGCTGCGTGAGTTGTACTACCTCTCGGAGTCCTGGGACGAGAAGGAAGCCAAGTTCAACGAGCAAAGCGAGTCCGACAAACTCATCGAGGACTTAGAGATCGTCTCCGGCGTGAAACGCGAGGACTTCCACATGCGCCCCGAGGAGTCCGGCGCGAAGGTCATGGGGCCACTGCTCCTCCGCGAGCAGACCAATCGCGGCGACCGGGAGATCCACTGCCAGCACGACGTCGGGCAGGGCGGCTACCAGATTCCGAACAACCCGGACACTATCGAGTTCGTGGAGTGCGACGCCGAGTTCGTGATGTGCGTGGAGACCGGTGGTATGCGCGACCGCCTCGTGGAGAACGGCTTCGACGAGGAACACGACGCCCTCGTCGTCCACCTCGGCGGCCAGCCAGCGCGAGCGACGCGCCGACTGACCAAGCGCCTCCACGACGAAGTTGGCCTCCCCGTGATGGTGTTCACTGACGCTGACCCGTGGAGTTACCGCATCTTCGGCTCCGTCTCCTACGGCTCCATCAAGTCCGCACACCTCTCGGAATACCTCGCCACCCCCGACGCCCGGTACCTCGGCATCACGCCCCAGGACATCGTCGACTACGACCTCCCGACCGACCCACTGAGCGACTCGGACGTCAACGCCCTCGAATCCGAACTCGAGGACCCGCGCTTCCAGAGCGACTTCTGGACCGAACAGATCGAACTCCAACTCGACATCGAGAAGAAGGCAGAACAGCAGGCGCTCGCGTCCCGCGGCCTCGACTTCGTCACCGACACCTACCTCCCGGACCGACTCGACGAGATGGGCGTCATCTAA
- a CDS encoding sugar phosphate isomerase/epimerase family protein — MAELAFSTNAYTRHSLPEAVGRVADHGYAGVEVLADEPHAYVPEFGDEDRDALSEALEETGLAVANVNANTAMGYYDDAPPEAFFEPSVATADDDAREWRVEYTKQAIDLADAVDSPAVCLASGRPLPANPPEQAYEHLLGSLHEILDHAEARGVDVGIEFEPGLLVECTDEVLSLIDDVGRDSLGVNLDVGHAAVYGENIAESIHRSAGHITGVHLEDIVGGTRGKHYHRIPGEGDIDFRAVFDALDDAGYDGFATLELYTYPDEPDRAAREAYEALAEYV; from the coding sequence ATGGCCGAGTTGGCCTTCTCCACGAACGCGTACACCCGCCACTCGCTCCCGGAGGCCGTCGGGCGCGTCGCTGACCACGGCTACGCAGGCGTCGAAGTTCTCGCCGACGAACCGCACGCCTACGTCCCGGAGTTCGGGGACGAGGACCGCGACGCCCTCTCCGAAGCGCTCGAGGAGACGGGGCTCGCCGTCGCGAACGTCAACGCGAACACCGCGATGGGGTACTACGACGACGCGCCACCGGAGGCGTTCTTCGAACCGAGCGTCGCCACCGCGGACGACGACGCCCGCGAGTGGCGCGTCGAGTACACGAAGCAGGCCATCGACCTCGCCGACGCCGTCGACTCGCCGGCGGTCTGTCTCGCGAGCGGTCGACCGCTCCCCGCCAATCCCCCGGAGCAAGCCTACGAACACCTGCTCGGCTCGCTCCACGAGATTCTCGACCACGCAGAGGCCCGCGGGGTGGACGTCGGCATCGAGTTCGAACCGGGGTTGCTCGTCGAGTGCACGGACGAAGTGCTCTCGCTCATCGACGACGTCGGCCGCGACTCCCTCGGCGTGAATCTCGACGTCGGGCACGCCGCCGTCTACGGCGAGAACATAGCGGAGTCGATTCACCGGAGCGCTGGGCACATCACGGGCGTCCACCTGGAGGACATCGTCGGCGGCACTCGAGGAAAGCACTACCACCGCATCCCTGGCGAGGGCGACATCGACTTCCGGGCCGTCTTCGACGCGCTGGACGACGCCGGCTACGACGGCTTCGCCACCCTCGAACTGTACACGTACCCCGACGAACCTGACCGCGCCGCCCGCGAGGCGTACGAGGCGCTTGCCGAGTACGTGTAG
- the gyrA gene encoding DNA gyrase subunit A, with the protein MSSESPDVPDDVADRVKNVRVDEEMEQSYIDYAMSVIAGRALPDVRDGLKPVHRRILYAMHEANITSGSSHRKSSNIVGDTMGDYHPHGDSPIYDALVRMAQDFSMRYPLVDGQGNFGSVDGDPAAAMRYTEARMSPISEELLTDIEKDTVDYQSNYDDRLMEPTVLPSAFPNLLVNGSSGIAVGMSTNIPPHNLGEVIDATIELIDNPECTVVDLMEHVKGPDFPTAANIVGRSDVKEAYQTGRGRLRVRAEYHIEEGSNGDSIVITELPYQQNKSRLVERIADDVRDGKLEGITDLRDESDRNGVRVVVELKRGANTDVVENQLLESRLERTFSVINLALVDGQPKVLTLKETLEEYVSHRREVVRRRSEHDLAEAEDRAHILEGRLKALDHVDEVVDTIQNSEDRDAAKAALRETFDFTQEQAEHIVRMQLGSLTSMESAEIEEEYEDVTATIERLEEILASEDELMSVIKDELREVKDEYADERRTSFVEDTGNVTDEDLIPEEDVVVVLSEGDYIKRVPAETFKPQHRGGKGIIGTDLKDEDRVSTVFTASTHDYLLCFTNQGRVYRLKVYQVPEMSRTARGTSAVNILNLDDDEEISAVVTADDLDIDGIADDDAADPDSDSAEEDEFLTMATRDGYVKRTDVTEFSNILSTGIIAISLEDGDELADVVVTDGESDVVLGSENGMAIRFDENDVRPMGRNARGVRGMDLEGEDRVAGIAPARPDDDRSLLTVTEYGYGKRTPLSEYRPQSRNGKGLVDIKTGDRNGDVVSLDTVESGDHVVAMSESGQIIRMPVDEVSSVGRNTKGVKVMGVEEGDELAAVSVFTPKENEDDEAEDDE; encoded by the coding sequence ATGAGTTCGGAATCACCAGACGTACCAGACGACGTCGCAGACCGTGTGAAGAACGTGCGCGTCGACGAGGAGATGGAGCAGTCGTACATCGACTACGCGATGAGCGTCATCGCGGGTCGCGCGCTGCCCGACGTGCGGGACGGCCTCAAGCCGGTTCACCGCCGCATCCTCTACGCGATGCACGAGGCAAACATCACGAGCGGGTCGAGCCACCGGAAGTCCTCGAACATCGTCGGGGACACGATGGGTGACTACCACCCGCACGGCGACTCCCCCATCTACGACGCGCTCGTGCGGATGGCCCAGGACTTCTCGATGCGCTATCCGCTCGTCGACGGGCAGGGGAACTTCGGCAGCGTCGACGGTGACCCGGCGGCGGCGATGCGGTACACGGAGGCCCGCATGTCGCCCATCTCGGAGGAACTGCTGACGGACATCGAGAAGGACACGGTCGACTACCAGTCGAACTACGACGACCGTCTGATGGAGCCGACCGTGCTGCCGTCGGCGTTCCCGAACCTCCTCGTCAACGGATCCTCTGGCATCGCCGTCGGGATGTCGACGAACATCCCGCCGCACAACCTCGGCGAGGTCATCGACGCGACCATCGAACTCATCGACAACCCCGAGTGTACGGTCGTCGACCTGATGGAACACGTGAAGGGGCCGGACTTCCCGACGGCCGCGAACATCGTCGGGCGCTCGGACGTCAAAGAGGCCTACCAGACCGGTCGCGGGCGACTCCGCGTTCGCGCGGAGTACCACATCGAGGAGGGGTCGAACGGTGACAGCATCGTCATCACGGAACTCCCCTACCAGCAGAACAAGTCCCGACTCGTCGAGCGCATCGCGGACGACGTCCGGGACGGAAAACTGGAGGGCATCACCGACCTCCGCGACGAATCCGACCGAAACGGCGTGCGCGTCGTCGTCGAGTTGAAGCGCGGCGCGAACACGGACGTCGTGGAGAACCAGCTCCTCGAATCCCGCCTCGAGCGCACGTTCAGCGTCATCAACCTCGCGCTCGTGGACGGCCAGCCGAAGGTGCTGACGCTGAAGGAGACCCTCGAGGAGTACGTCTCTCACCGCCGCGAAGTGGTGCGGCGGCGCTCCGAGCACGACCTCGCGGAGGCCGAGGACCGCGCGCACATCCTCGAAGGCCGCCTGAAGGCCCTCGACCACGTCGACGAGGTCGTCGACACTATCCAGAACTCCGAGGACCGAGACGCCGCGAAGGCGGCGCTCCGTGAGACGTTCGACTTCACCCAGGAGCAGGCCGAGCACATCGTCCGGATGCAACTCGGCAGCCTCACCTCCATGGAGTCCGCGGAGATCGAAGAGGAGTACGAGGACGTCACCGCGACCATCGAGCGCCTGGAGGAGATCCTCGCCAGCGAGGACGAACTGATGAGCGTCATCAAGGACGAACTCCGCGAAGTTAAGGACGAGTACGCGGACGAGCGCCGCACATCGTTCGTCGAGGACACGGGCAACGTCACCGACGAGGACCTCATCCCCGAGGAGGACGTCGTGGTCGTGCTCTCCGAGGGCGACTACATCAAGCGCGTGCCCGCCGAGACGTTCAAACCCCAGCACCGCGGCGGGAAGGGCATCATCGGCACCGACCTCAAGGACGAGGACAGGGTGTCGACGGTGTTCACCGCGAGCACCCACGACTACCTGCTCTGCTTCACGAATCAGGGCCGCGTCTACCGCCTGAAGGTCTACCAGGTGCCGGAGATGTCCCGGACTGCTCGCGGAACGTCCGCCGTGAACATCCTCAACCTCGACGACGACGAGGAGATATCCGCCGTCGTCACCGCCGACGACCTCGACATCGACGGCATCGCCGACGACGATGCCGCGGACCCCGACAGTGACTCCGCCGAGGAGGACGAGTTCCTGACGATGGCGACCCGGGACGGCTACGTGAAGCGCACGGACGTCACCGAGTTCTCGAACATCCTCTCGACGGGTATCATCGCCATCTCGCTGGAGGACGGTGACGAACTCGCAGACGTCGTGGTGACGGACGGCGAGAGCGACGTCGTGCTCGGCAGCGAGAACGGGATGGCCATCCGCTTCGACGAGAACGACGTGCGCCCGATGGGCCGCAACGCGCGCGGCGTCCGCGGCATGGACCTGGAGGGCGAGGACCGCGTCGCCGGCATCGCGCCCGCCCGCCCGGACGACGACCGCTCGCTCCTGACGGTGACCGAGTACGGCTACGGGAAACGCACGCCACTCTCCGAGTACCGACCGCAGTCACGGAACGGCAAGGGCCTCGTGGACATCAAGACCGGCGACCGAAATGGCGACGTCGTCTCCCTGGACACCGTCGAGTCCGGCGACCACGTCGTCGCGATGAGCGAGTCCGGCCAGATCATCCGCATGCCCGTCGACGAGGTGTCCTCGGTCGGTCGGAACACGAAGGGCGTGAAGGTGATGGGCGTAGAGGAGGGCGACGAACTCGCCGCTGTCAGCGTGTTCACGCCCAAGGAGAACGAAGACGACGAAGCGGAAGACGACGAGTAG
- a CDS encoding sugar phosphate isomerase/epimerase family protein has product MNLGFSANAFREYGVLDAIDVLADAGYDGVELLFDQPHLYPPDTDENDARAVLDHLDSRNMEISNCNAFMLTAIEGFHHPSYIEEDAEYRQKRIDYTRGALELADELDADYISVEPGGPVPEGRSHRWGMETFSQSLREVVPTAERLGVDLLVEPEPDLLIETTDQFLDFMDRIDSDAVGCNFDAGHLFCVGEDPAEQVETLAEYTEHYHLEDIPADHSHEHTQLGEGAMDIDGFLQAVEDTDYDGFVTVELYPYEETAADTARGAMAYLEEHGWT; this is encoded by the coding sequence ATGAATCTCGGCTTCTCCGCGAACGCGTTCCGGGAGTACGGCGTCCTGGACGCCATCGACGTGCTCGCTGACGCGGGATACGACGGCGTCGAACTCCTCTTCGACCAGCCACACCTCTACCCACCAGACACCGACGAGAACGACGCGCGAGCGGTCCTCGACCACCTCGATAGCCGGAACATGGAAATCAGCAACTGCAACGCGTTCATGCTGACCGCCATCGAGGGGTTCCACCACCCTTCCTACATCGAGGAGGACGCCGAGTACCGCCAGAAGCGCATCGACTACACCCGCGGCGCCCTGGAGTTGGCCGACGAACTCGACGCGGACTACATCTCCGTCGAACCGGGTGGCCCGGTCCCCGAGGGGCGGTCCCACCGGTGGGGGATGGAGACGTTCTCCCAGAGTCTCCGGGAGGTCGTCCCGACCGCCGAGCGCCTCGGCGTCGACCTGCTCGTGGAACCCGAACCCGACCTGCTCATCGAGACGACCGACCAGTTCCTCGACTTCATGGACCGCATCGATTCGGACGCGGTCGGCTGTAACTTCGACGCTGGCCACCTGTTCTGCGTCGGCGAGGACCCCGCCGAGCAGGTCGAGACGCTCGCGGAGTACACCGAGCACTACCACCTGGAGGACATCCCCGCCGACCACAGCCACGAGCACACCCAACTCGGCGAGGGCGCGATGGACATCGACGGCTTCCTCCAGGCGGTCGAGGACACCGACTACGACGGCTTCGTCACGGTCGAACTCTACCCCTACGAGGAGACGGCCGCCGACACTGCGCGCGGCGCGATGGCGTACCTCGAGGAGCACGGCTGGACCTGA